A genome region from Gigantopelta aegis isolate Gae_Host chromosome 3, Gae_host_genome, whole genome shotgun sequence includes the following:
- the LOC121389722 gene encoding LOW QUALITY PROTEIN: mannan polymerase complex subunit mnn9-like (The sequence of the model RefSeq protein was modified relative to this genomic sequence to represent the inferred CDS: substituted 1 base at 1 genomic stop codon), which translates to MVLLCSLRRNRLSWTRVSVFTMFGIIILVVFISDYDFMCQFIKKKKCNSKQFFRVSSQQNPSMDTSRRRELNSSVSVKTNLAPTTKDPTAFFAIPPVPLKSTSDYVAKIAEHVIQKYIHYEDRKYTERIVILTPIHNVANQLSKYAKLLKSLTYPHKLISIIFGEDCSKDSTVAAAKDTAADLRNASFSRVEVIHFDIYDKSECNWDNKRXKYVQLSRRKHLAKSRNLLFKQGLKDEDWVLWIDSDISKLPIDTIQQLLSADQKIVVPNCLYIDSSNKERVFDKNTWRETKMSLEQQEKLGPGDLMLEGYSQTQRLYLPDLRAEGRVVPIDGVGGCTLLVNADLHRKGLNFPENIVDHHIETEGLAKLAKRMGFGVFGMPFVNVYH; encoded by the coding sequence ATGGTGCTGTTGTGTTCTTTACGACGGAATCGTCTGTCCTGGACACGAGTAAGTGTATTTACAATGTTTGGAATAATTATTCTAGTTGTGTTTATCAGTGACTATGATTTCATGTGTCAATTTATCAAAAAGAAGAAGTGCAATAGTAAACAGTTTTTTAGGGTCAGCTCGCAACAGAACCCGAGCATGGACACTAGTCGAAGAAGAGAGTTGAATTCATCTGTCTCAGTAAAAACTAACTTGGCTCCAACAACCAAAGACCCGACCGCTTTTTTCGCCATTCCACCCGTGCCTTTAAAATCGACGTCCGATTACGTGGCTAAAATAGCAGAACATGTCATACAAAAGTACATACATTATGAAGATAGAAAGTACACCGAAAGGATTGTCATACTGACTCCAATTCACAACGTTGCTAACCAACTATCGAAGTACGCCAAACTTTTGAAGTCGTTGACGTATCCTCACAAGTTGATTTCCATAATTTTCGGTGAGGACTGTAGTAAAGATTCGACGGTTGCTGCAGCTAAAGATACAGCTGCAGATTTACGAAATGCATCTTTTTCTCGCGTTGAGGTCATCCATTTTGATATTTACGATAAAAGTGAGTGCAACTGGGATAACAAGCGCTAAAAATATGTGCAGCTTTCAAGGAGAAAACATTTGGCAAAATCTAGGAATCTTTTATTCAAGCAAGGATTAAAAGACGAGGATTGGGTGCTTTGGATAGACAGCGACATCTCCAAATTACCCATTGATACCATCCAGCAGCTTCTGTCTGCAGATCAGAAGATAGTGGTACCAAATTGTTTGTATATCGATTCCTCAAACAAGGAGAGAGTCTTCGATAAAAACACATGGCGGGAAACTAAAATGTCTCTAGAACAACAGGAAAAACTCGGTCCTGGTGATCTGATGTTAGAAGGTTATTCGCAGACCCAGCGGCTCTATCTACCGGACCTCAGAGCCGAGGGTCGTGTTGTGCCGATAGATGGCGTTGGTGGTTGTACACTTTTGGTCAATGCCGATCTTCATAGGAAAGGTCTGAATTTTCCAGAAAATATTGTCGATCATCACATAGAAACTGAAGGACTGGCTAAATTGGCAAAACGTATGGGATTTGGCGTATTCGGCATGCCTTTCGTAAATGTATATCATTGA